A single Pseudoalteromonas phenolica DNA region contains:
- a CDS encoding M48 family metallopeptidase yields the protein MKILGTLYPTGSSKAVTCSAAVFDTKLMLTYESGKQDSYDFADAVLGEPILGQSQEITFSDGSRFLPEDVKFRWPTKRKRLKVVEKLEQNLLSVLGAIVLSPILVYGILFKAVPEFAVQTYDLVPDSVVKTMGEQSMYAIEKTALEPTTLSVQEQQTVIQLWDDSLQKLSLPADQFKLSFYQSDFFGANAFALPHGQIVVTDDLVKSMQDHPLALQAVLLHEIGHVEKQHSIRMAAQAAAGAIAFAMIFGDLEGFAEVLLGTGSTILQQRFSQDMEKEADDFALHHMKQHGIDPKEFAKALEIIVEQAGIELENDEEGAWSKYLSTHPSIKSRIENANNFK from the coding sequence ATGAAGATATTAGGTACTTTATATCCGACAGGTAGCAGCAAAGCTGTTACCTGCTCGGCAGCTGTGTTTGATACTAAATTAATGTTGACTTATGAAAGTGGCAAACAAGACAGCTACGACTTTGCAGATGCAGTTTTGGGGGAGCCTATTTTAGGCCAGTCCCAAGAAATTACATTCAGCGATGGTAGCCGTTTTCTACCTGAAGACGTTAAGTTTCGCTGGCCGACCAAGCGTAAACGTCTAAAAGTAGTCGAAAAGCTAGAGCAGAACTTACTTTCTGTGCTCGGCGCTATCGTGCTAAGCCCTATTTTAGTCTACGGTATTTTGTTTAAAGCCGTGCCTGAATTTGCTGTACAAACCTATGACTTAGTACCTGATTCTGTGGTGAAAACAATGGGTGAGCAATCTATGTATGCCATAGAAAAAACAGCGCTTGAACCCACCACATTATCAGTGCAAGAACAGCAAACAGTCATCCAGCTTTGGGACGATAGTTTGCAAAAACTGTCTCTACCAGCAGATCAGTTTAAGCTGAGTTTCTATCAGTCAGATTTCTTTGGTGCGAATGCGTTTGCGCTCCCACATGGTCAAATCGTCGTTACCGATGACCTAGTAAAAAGCATGCAAGATCACCCCTTAGCACTTCAAGCGGTGTTACTTCATGAAATCGGTCATGTTGAAAAACAGCATAGTATTCGTATGGCAGCGCAAGCCGCTGCGGGTGCAATTGCTTTTGCCATGATATTCGGTGATTTAGAAGGCTTTGCAGAAGTATTACTTGGGACTGGTTCAACTATTCTGCAACAACGCTTTTCGCAAGATATGGAAAAAGAAGCGGATGATTTCGCCCTACACCATATGAAGCAGCACGGTATCGACCCTAAAGAATTTGCCAAAGCACTAGAAATTATTGTAGAGCAAGCAGGCATTGAACTAGAGAATGATGAAGAGGGTGCATGGAGTAAATACTTATCTACTCACCCAAGCATTAAATCTCGTATCGAAAATGCAAATAACTTTAAGTAA
- a CDS encoding YjgN family protein, producing the protein MEEINNLSAQSEQQTHQVLFTGNAKDYFGIWIVNILLSIVTLGIYSAWATVRTKQYFYGHTSIDGHRFNYLATPIQILKGRIIAFAIFALYVTLSTYSPVMAVVFFLMWAAAIPWLINQSLRFNLRMTSHRNVRFGFKGNYFDALTHFVLLPIVGALTLYIAMPWVLKKIDTYIHNNIEYGNKALKVELSAGRYYGAVLRCLVVAIGFGVISAIIAGIMGGFGDPDSLGVAMVFISLGFNFLAISLLTGIYQSKVRNHIFANAQLDDVATFESKLGSVEYSILLATNALAIIFSLGLAFPWTKVRKAKMLAAATTVTLSENAEHVMEVYRESQSSLAEEAANVFDVDISLT; encoded by the coding sequence ATGGAAGAAATAAATAATCTATCTGCTCAATCTGAGCAGCAAACACATCAAGTCCTATTCACAGGTAATGCTAAAGACTATTTTGGTATTTGGATCGTGAACATTTTACTCAGTATTGTCACTCTAGGTATTTACTCAGCATGGGCAACGGTAAGAACAAAGCAATACTTCTATGGTCACACCTCAATTGATGGACATCGCTTCAATTATTTAGCAACACCGATACAGATCTTAAAAGGTCGTATCATTGCCTTTGCTATTTTCGCACTATATGTCACTTTAAGTACTTACAGCCCAGTCATGGCAGTGGTATTTTTCTTAATGTGGGCAGCTGCTATTCCTTGGTTAATCAATCAAAGTTTACGCTTTAACTTAAGAATGACGAGTCATCGCAATGTGCGCTTCGGTTTTAAAGGCAATTACTTTGATGCATTAACACATTTTGTATTATTACCAATCGTTGGTGCATTAACACTGTATATTGCAATGCCTTGGGTATTGAAAAAAATCGATACATATATTCATAATAATATTGAATACGGCAATAAAGCCTTAAAAGTCGAGCTTTCAGCCGGCCGCTACTATGGCGCAGTTTTAAGGTGTTTAGTCGTTGCAATTGGCTTTGGTGTTATAAGTGCCATTATTGCTGGCATTATGGGCGGTTTTGGTGATCCTGACTCTCTTGGCGTAGCCATGGTATTTATCTCTCTAGGCTTTAACTTCCTAGCGATTAGCTTACTTACGGGTATTTATCAAAGTAAAGTTCGTAACCATATTTTTGCGAACGCTCAGCTTGACGATGTGGCAACATTTGAATCAAAACTAGGGTCTGTTGAATACTCAATATTACTTGCAACAAATGCGCTAGCCATTATCTTCTCGCTTGGTCTTGCCTTCCCTTGGACAAAAGTACGTAAAGCGAAAATGCTTGCAGCAGCAACCACTGTCACTTTATCTGAAAATGCAGAACACGTAATGGAAGTATATCGAGAGTCACAATCTTCTTTAGCAGAAGAAGCGGCGAATGTGTTTGATGTTGATATTTCTTTAACTTAA
- a CDS encoding methylamine utilization protein — MPRLIVSVLLLFTCFFCSAKTVIKVVDQFNQPLADAVINFELKNTLTQPTVVSPLYVMDQVEKAFLPHVLVVPKGAKVSFPNSDDIRHHVYSFSKAKTFELKLYHGEPKAPLEFSESGIVVLGCNIHDAMVGYIYVYDDKPAIKSSVSGLVTMPYAVEQLAAITVWHARAKIGVNRIRTIKTDALAIVDGNIKITLEVNPPEKRDSFENLFSDLDSGDKL, encoded by the coding sequence ATGCCTCGCCTAATCGTTTCAGTATTGCTGTTGTTCACTTGCTTTTTTTGTTCCGCCAAAACCGTTATCAAGGTGGTTGATCAATTTAATCAGCCACTTGCAGATGCGGTAATTAACTTTGAATTAAAAAACACACTCACTCAGCCAACGGTGGTGTCGCCTCTTTATGTTATGGATCAAGTAGAAAAAGCATTTTTGCCTCACGTACTTGTTGTGCCTAAAGGCGCGAAGGTGAGCTTTCCAAATAGTGATGATATTCGACATCACGTGTACTCATTCTCGAAGGCTAAAACATTTGAGTTAAAGCTATACCATGGCGAACCAAAGGCGCCGTTAGAGTTCTCAGAGTCAGGCATTGTGGTTCTTGGCTGTAATATTCACGATGCAATGGTGGGTTACATTTATGTTTATGATGACAAGCCCGCAATAAAAAGCTCAGTGTCAGGCTTAGTGACTATGCCATATGCCGTTGAGCAACTAGCAGCGATCACTGTTTGGCATGCGAGAGCAAAAATAGGTGTAAACCGCATTCGTACAATTAAAACGGACGCCTTAGCGATTGTTGATGGCAATATTAAGATCACGCTTGAGGTTAACCCGCCCGAAAAACGCGATAGTTTCGAAAACTTATTTTCTGACTTAGATAGCGGAGATAAGTTATGA
- a CDS encoding DUF3034 family protein gives MKLTIVSTLLLACLLTSFASHANGKLLGTPGVSQVEGAAGGGLVPWAQLAGYATEDEWAISGFCTKADVDDFSLKVCGAQANFFDRLELSYAEQNFKVNPLNTELSQSITGAKVRLYGDLIYSQWPQLTFGVQYKKLDTPAVANALGATDTSGYDYYLSASKLHLGAAFGYNLLWSATARSTSANEMGLLGFGSAKHNRSVQLELSSAVLLNKHLAVGVEYRQKPDNLGLQESNWRDVFVAWFPNKYANVTLAYIDLGTIAALPKQTGWYLSVTGYF, from the coding sequence ATGAAACTAACGATAGTTAGCACACTACTGCTTGCTTGTCTTTTAACGAGCTTTGCATCGCACGCGAATGGTAAATTGCTAGGCACGCCGGGTGTATCACAAGTAGAGGGGGCTGCAGGTGGCGGCTTGGTGCCATGGGCGCAGTTAGCAGGTTATGCCACAGAAGATGAATGGGCAATATCAGGGTTTTGTACTAAAGCTGATGTTGATGACTTCTCTTTAAAAGTATGTGGCGCACAAGCAAACTTTTTCGACAGGCTTGAGCTGAGTTATGCTGAACAAAACTTCAAAGTTAACCCGCTGAATACCGAGCTTTCACAGAGTATTACCGGCGCTAAGGTCAGACTCTATGGTGATTTGATTTATAGTCAATGGCCGCAATTGACGTTTGGTGTGCAATATAAAAAGCTTGATACCCCTGCGGTTGCCAATGCGTTGGGCGCAACTGATACATCGGGTTATGACTATTATCTCTCAGCCAGTAAATTACACCTTGGTGCTGCATTTGGGTATAACCTGTTATGGAGTGCCACGGCACGCAGTACTTCAGCAAATGAAATGGGGTTACTTGGCTTTGGTTCCGCGAAGCATAATCGCAGTGTGCAGCTAGAGTTATCGTCGGCCGTTTTATTAAATAAGCATTTAGCGGTGGGCGTTGAGTATCGTCAGAAGCCAGATAATTTGGGGCTGCAAGAAAGTAATTGGCGCGATGTGTTTGTGGCTTGGTTTCCTAACAAGTATGCTAATGTGACGTTGGCATATATTGATTTAGGCACGATTGCAGCATTACCGAAGCAAACCGGTTGGTATTTATCTGTTACAGGATATTTTTAA
- a CDS encoding group I truncated hemoglobin, which yields MRRVLFIIGVLLIVSLSGCSSKPKLSLYQQLGAEQGIERIVDAFIKRIAKDKAILPYFAKSSVSHFRAGFIAHMCDISDGPCKYTGDSMIDIHTGMNINEADFNRVVELLILAMEDAGISYRKQNQVLAKLAPLRGEVFKR from the coding sequence ATGCGTAGAGTCCTTTTCATCATAGGCGTCTTATTAATAGTTAGTCTTAGCGGATGTTCGTCGAAGCCTAAGCTCAGTTTGTATCAACAACTCGGTGCTGAGCAAGGTATAGAGCGTATCGTTGATGCGTTTATTAAACGTATAGCAAAAGATAAAGCGATTTTACCGTACTTTGCCAAATCGAGTGTGAGTCATTTTCGGGCAGGTTTTATTGCCCATATGTGTGATATTAGCGATGGGCCTTGCAAATACACTGGAGACTCTATGATTGATATTCACACCGGTATGAATATCAATGAAGCGGACTTTAACCGAGTAGTCGAACTATTAATACTGGCAATGGAAGATGCGGGTATAAGTTACCGTAAGCAAAATCAAGTATTAGCTAAACTGGCGCCCCTCAGAGGTGAGGTATTTAAACGTTAA
- a CDS encoding substrate-binding periplasmic protein — MSPDIQWYTEEYPPFNYQSEGKLHGLAFNVLKSAYHDLGWFLDESDIVLAPWPRVYKTIQQYENKCVFSMVYTKPRAKLFNFVGLVIPNTIAVIAHKDSGVKAEQLTRDKSLTFGVVKNDIGHLSLLEYGIPESQFVYLKTGLELVRMIDYKRVDLIAYGDAIARFQFKRADIDPNNYRLLLPLVDSKLGYACNKSVPKSVLQKLDKAINSVVLSKPELLRYHDSDSFE, encoded by the coding sequence ATGTCTCCAGATATACAGTGGTATACCGAAGAGTACCCACCATTTAATTATCAAAGTGAAGGAAAGCTACATGGTTTGGCCTTTAATGTTCTTAAATCGGCTTATCATGACTTAGGTTGGTTTTTAGATGAATCTGATATTGTTTTAGCACCTTGGCCCAGAGTATACAAAACAATACAGCAATATGAGAATAAATGTGTTTTTTCAATGGTATATACCAAGCCAAGGGCGAAGCTTTTCAACTTTGTAGGTTTGGTTATTCCAAATACGATTGCTGTTATTGCCCATAAAGACAGTGGTGTTAAGGCTGAACAACTGACACGGGATAAGAGTTTAACTTTCGGTGTGGTAAAAAATGACATCGGGCACTTATCTCTTTTAGAGTATGGTATTCCGGAATCTCAATTCGTGTATCTTAAAACTGGTTTAGAGCTAGTTAGAATGATTGATTATAAGCGTGTTGATTTAATTGCTTATGGTGATGCAATAGCGCGATTTCAATTTAAGCGTGCTGATATAGATCCCAACAATTACCGCTTATTATTGCCTCTGGTAGATTCTAAACTAGGCTATGCATGCAACAAAAGTGTGCCAAAGTCTGTTTTACAGAAATTAGATAAAGCGATTAACTCAGTGGTCTTATCTAAGCCAGAGTTGTTGCGATATCATGATTCAGATAGTTTTGAGTAG
- a CDS encoding H-type lectin domain-containing protein, protein MLKMSHSLLSFFALSATTLATQASANSCQGELFSINSGRGAPGVLFSLQEQDKTAKALSMAEFSSAAMAYDSTLNRMYYASSPIPFEYKVDLSGLNVSEEVLAQIPVQGDRFKYSRLAYYDFATQTHHRIDGITKSVIGMAYDAENDQLIANSYSKLYRIDKLNGNATTLMHFDDIDGQYRGDLVFKDGELYLVTSSSTYLIDRSDPENYSMSKLSDHNLIAVTGATLAQNGDMLISRTVINDHGHKNQSELYKLNPETGGTCLVATLPLRINDLATKTDSAVACYSQDPCALDNTITLLSNTIVNDLDHTWRTYGFADTNFYAPAVFTSAPTFNGGHGGVNRLQNVTPTSFEVAFKEWNYLDQVHPNKESFDYMALEQGRYTMADGTILEVGSFELDGTKTFKDISFAESFANNPYVFLQVQTYEGGHTIATRVKDISNTGFKAAFFEQDTLNEGHTTEVVSYIAIVPGTGSTGSLETQSGSKAYSLFSADIDHNGGQIGEHFYVLAEETSKDSETAHTMETLHVLDVAGVSLVQQVSSNGGDNLSIRRIQQ, encoded by the coding sequence ATGCTTAAGATGTCACACTCACTTCTTTCTTTTTTTGCGCTTTCAGCAACAACGCTGGCTACTCAGGCTAGTGCGAATAGTTGTCAGGGGGAGCTGTTTTCTATCAATTCTGGTCGAGGTGCGCCGGGGGTTTTATTTAGCCTGCAAGAGCAAGATAAAACGGCTAAAGCGCTTTCAATGGCAGAGTTCAGTTCAGCTGCCATGGCGTATGATTCTACATTAAATCGTATGTACTATGCGTCTTCGCCAATTCCCTTTGAATATAAAGTGGATTTAAGCGGATTGAATGTATCGGAAGAAGTGCTCGCGCAAATACCTGTTCAAGGTGATCGCTTTAAATACAGCCGACTGGCTTATTATGACTTTGCAACACAAACACATCACAGAATTGACGGTATCACTAAGTCGGTTATTGGTATGGCATATGATGCTGAAAACGATCAACTTATCGCGAATAGTTATAGCAAGTTGTATCGTATTGATAAATTAAACGGTAACGCGACAACACTCATGCACTTTGATGACATTGATGGGCAATATCGTGGCGACTTAGTGTTTAAAGATGGTGAGCTTTACCTCGTTACATCGAGCTCAACTTACCTAATTGATCGTTCAGATCCAGAAAACTACAGCATGAGTAAGTTATCTGATCACAACCTTATCGCTGTGACAGGTGCGACGTTGGCACAAAATGGTGACATGCTAATCAGTCGTACAGTTATTAACGACCATGGTCATAAAAACCAATCTGAATTGTATAAGTTGAATCCAGAAACAGGGGGCACCTGCTTAGTCGCTACATTACCGCTACGTATTAATGACTTAGCAACGAAAACAGATAGCGCAGTAGCATGCTATTCGCAAGACCCTTGTGCATTAGACAACACGATTACGCTATTATCGAATACGATAGTGAACGACTTAGATCACACTTGGCGTACTTATGGTTTTGCTGATACGAACTTTTATGCCCCTGCTGTATTTACATCTGCACCGACATTTAATGGTGGTCATGGTGGTGTGAATCGTCTTCAGAATGTTACGCCAACAAGCTTTGAAGTGGCTTTTAAAGAGTGGAATTACTTAGACCAAGTGCATCCAAATAAAGAGTCATTTGATTACATGGCGCTCGAACAAGGCCGTTATACGATGGCTGACGGTACCATTTTAGAGGTGGGCAGCTTTGAACTTGATGGTACGAAAACATTCAAAGACATCAGCTTTGCTGAGAGCTTCGCGAATAACCCGTATGTCTTCTTGCAAGTACAAACTTATGAGGGGGGTCATACGATTGCGACTCGTGTGAAAGACATCTCAAATACTGGTTTTAAAGCTGCATTTTTCGAACAAGATACACTGAACGAAGGGCATACTACAGAAGTTGTGTCGTACATTGCCATTGTGCCAGGTACAGGATCGACGGGGTCACTTGAAACGCAATCAGGCAGCAAAGCTTATAGCCTATTCAGTGCGGATATAGATCATAACGGTGGTCAAATTGGTGAACATTTCTATGTGTTAGCTGAAGAGACATCTAAAGACTCTGAAACAGCGCATACAATGGAGACACTCCATGTTCTGGATGTTGCAGGCGTTAGCTTAGTTCAGCAAGTGAGTAGTAATGGTGGTGATAACTTAAGTATACGTCGTATTCAGCAGTAA
- a CDS encoding metallophosphoesterase: MKKSQLTSLITATLLTLGCSSVALHAQDTQQNIAFLAFGDGGYHVDYPKQKHIDKPKTKEEFIAAEKADWLAEHRPIEEFGHAPIYIYPGTNIATEQGGALPVGKAMAEFCQTAQCQFGIQLGDNIYPDGADAKDGKDDQHRMNDLIKAPLQPLFDQQPDLIVYSALGNHDWKTSRKGVALQTEWMKTQPNFYMAERGYYSYKKGSPGNDVEFFVLDTNMLLSGQHFYEVPLLPDGSEQGLASALASGAASVEDIEKHEAPVNGEDHKQLAWLAKGLKNSKAKWKIVYGHHILWSIGGTKYDEGHVLRRLILPELCQYADAYIAGHEHDLELLTDDCSRVLPDNNKPKLPLIISGAASKMRGTHTPFAEQQEKRYPEYDLVWSKSFTWGFAHIELDNQVDELKVQFYSTPTDGSGKPVKEQGFSFEHRSD, from the coding sequence ATGAAAAAGTCTCAGTTAACCTCTCTCATCACAGCCACTTTGCTTACGCTCGGTTGTAGCTCAGTCGCGCTACACGCTCAAGACACACAGCAAAATATCGCCTTTTTAGCTTTTGGAGATGGCGGCTACCATGTCGATTACCCAAAACAAAAGCACATTGATAAACCGAAAACCAAAGAAGAGTTCATCGCCGCAGAAAAAGCCGACTGGCTTGCTGAGCACCGCCCGATTGAGGAATTTGGCCATGCACCTATTTATATTTATCCCGGTACAAATATAGCCACAGAGCAAGGCGGTGCGTTACCTGTCGGTAAAGCCATGGCTGAATTTTGTCAGACCGCACAGTGCCAATTTGGCATTCAGTTGGGCGACAACATTTATCCCGATGGCGCAGATGCAAAAGATGGTAAAGACGATCAACACCGTATGAACGATCTGATCAAAGCACCATTACAGCCATTATTTGATCAACAACCGGATCTTATAGTTTACTCAGCGCTCGGTAATCACGATTGGAAAACCTCTCGTAAAGGCGTGGCACTGCAAACAGAATGGATGAAAACACAGCCGAACTTTTACATGGCTGAGCGCGGCTATTACAGCTATAAAAAAGGCTCACCAGGTAACGATGTTGAGTTTTTTGTGCTCGACACCAATATGTTACTGTCGGGTCAGCACTTCTATGAAGTACCACTGTTACCTGATGGTTCAGAGCAAGGACTCGCCTCAGCTTTGGCATCCGGTGCTGCCAGCGTGGAAGACATTGAAAAACATGAAGCGCCTGTAAATGGAGAAGATCACAAGCAGCTTGCTTGGCTTGCCAAAGGCTTAAAAAACTCAAAAGCTAAATGGAAAATTGTCTACGGCCACCATATTTTATGGTCAATCGGCGGCACCAAGTATGATGAAGGCCATGTATTACGCCGCTTAATTTTGCCGGAGTTGTGTCAGTATGCGGATGCTTACATTGCGGGTCATGAGCACGACTTAGAGCTACTTACCGATGATTGCTCACGGGTACTGCCAGACAATAACAAACCTAAGCTACCACTTATCATCAGTGGCGCAGCTTCAAAAATGCGTGGTACGCATACCCCCTTTGCCGAACAGCAAGAAAAGCGTTATCCAGAATATGACTTAGTGTGGTCAAAGAGTTTTACATGGGGCTTTGCTCACATAGAGCTGGATAATCAAGTGGATGAACTGAAAGTACAGTTTTATTCCACACCAACCGATGGCAGTGGCAAACCAGTAAAAGAGCAAGGTTTTAGCTTCGAGCATCGTAGTGACTAA
- a CDS encoding TonB-dependent receptor yields MKTHKPSRFTRSKIALATTCALLSSHAFANTLEGRITDANNSVYFEGAKISIKELNRTISSERDGRFRLTNLPAGQYTLVVDYLGAKSVERQITIKENEVLTQRIALENQDAYIEDVIVVGQRAGQAGALNRQKNAMGVKSIVSSDSIGQLPDQNAAEALQRLPGMFIQRDQGEGRFVGIRGIDPSLNNVTINGANVPSPESGVRSVAMDVIPSELVQSLEVSKTVTPDMDASAIGGSIEVKSLSAFDREGQSYSVSAQATYNKQVEASSPKLSASFTDVYTLNKQFDLGIATALSWSEREFGSHNMETDGGWQMLELETDNGEEVELFGAEEIEQRHYKIKRERLGAALNLDLHSNDFSKYYLRTLYSEFSDDEFRLRNEYKFDKGELVSGQFNNASAQFSGAEMDRDTKDRYESQTILSLVTGAEHQLSDWFVEYSVGYSKSSEEEPNRIDADFAGEDFTLGYSHLGQAPALTQSANAHQLENFELDELVWENNNTEDESLSLKLDLSKDFTLAGYNTQLKFGAKYAQREKFNDVRTTVFDGGFNDATAAQFAAPSPDWSLSAFGPGLSRSEIARFVATNRAEFDVNQLDSDIETKGKSFTSNEDIFAAYAMFTIDMGAWQVITGLRYEATDYSTSGNKVELIKDEVNDDERVEINPWAVDKDYSHLLPNLTVRYDINDKLVTRFAYTNTLARPGFSDSAAFQIIESETTEEDGQIETERKAEVGNPHLYPYESTNLDWSIEYYPGHIGVISAGVFYKDIDNFIATEEVQDNGQWDGFKEVMQAVNGGEASLSGVELAYTKNFKNGLMLSANGTFIDADDQLPNQSDTVANLMFGYESDHFSTRLSASYKSKSFSHEDNDARVMQDAHTQLDFSAKYYFNDQTQIYFNAVNLTDEPYYLYHGQSQYNYQYETYGRSFELGFTLTSF; encoded by the coding sequence ATGAAAACACATAAACCGTCTAGATTTACTCGTTCTAAAATCGCATTAGCTACCACTTGTGCATTATTAAGTTCACACGCTTTTGCCAATACCCTTGAAGGTCGTATTACCGATGCCAATAATTCGGTGTACTTTGAAGGGGCTAAGATCAGCATAAAAGAATTAAACCGCACCATCAGCTCTGAGCGAGATGGTCGATTTCGCTTAACAAACCTGCCAGCTGGTCAATATACCTTGGTCGTGGATTATCTGGGCGCGAAAAGTGTCGAACGTCAAATCACCATTAAAGAGAACGAAGTACTCACTCAACGTATTGCACTTGAGAACCAAGACGCCTACATCGAAGATGTCATTGTGGTGGGTCAACGCGCAGGACAGGCTGGCGCGCTTAATCGCCAGAAAAATGCCATGGGCGTAAAGTCTATTGTCAGCAGCGACTCTATAGGCCAGCTTCCCGACCAAAATGCGGCTGAAGCGTTACAGCGTTTACCCGGCATGTTTATTCAACGCGACCAAGGCGAAGGCCGATTTGTTGGCATTCGTGGTATCGACCCCAGCTTGAATAATGTCACCATCAATGGCGCAAATGTGCCCTCACCTGAATCTGGTGTTCGTAGTGTCGCGATGGATGTGATCCCAAGCGAGCTGGTACAAAGCCTTGAAGTCAGTAAAACCGTTACCCCAGATATGGATGCCAGTGCCATAGGTGGCAGCATCGAAGTAAAAAGCTTAAGTGCCTTTGACCGTGAAGGTCAAAGCTACAGCGTGAGTGCACAAGCCACTTACAACAAACAAGTTGAAGCCAGCAGCCCTAAGCTCTCTGCCAGCTTTACCGACGTTTATACCCTTAACAAACAGTTTGATCTGGGTATAGCCACAGCCCTATCTTGGTCTGAACGAGAATTTGGCTCACACAATATGGAGACCGATGGTGGCTGGCAAATGCTCGAGCTTGAAACCGACAATGGTGAAGAAGTAGAACTATTTGGTGCTGAAGAAATTGAACAACGCCACTATAAAATTAAACGAGAACGATTAGGTGCAGCCCTAAACCTTGATTTGCACAGCAATGATTTCAGCAAATACTACCTGCGCACACTGTATAGTGAGTTTTCAGATGATGAGTTCCGTCTACGTAATGAATATAAGTTTGATAAAGGCGAATTAGTTTCTGGTCAGTTTAACAACGCAAGCGCACAATTTAGTGGCGCAGAAATGGATCGTGACACCAAAGACAGATATGAGTCGCAAACCATTTTGTCATTAGTAACAGGTGCCGAACACCAACTAAGCGATTGGTTTGTGGAGTATAGCGTGGGATATTCTAAGTCTTCTGAAGAAGAGCCCAATCGCATTGATGCCGATTTTGCGGGAGAAGACTTTACACTCGGCTACAGCCACTTAGGCCAAGCCCCTGCCCTGACACAATCAGCCAATGCCCACCAGCTCGAAAACTTCGAATTAGATGAGTTAGTTTGGGAAAACAACAATACCGAAGATGAAAGCTTGAGTTTAAAGCTAGATTTAAGCAAGGACTTTACCTTAGCTGGCTACAACACCCAACTCAAATTTGGGGCAAAATATGCGCAACGTGAGAAATTCAATGATGTGCGCACGACAGTGTTCGATGGTGGCTTTAACGATGCCACAGCAGCACAATTTGCTGCGCCATCGCCCGATTGGTCACTCAGTGCTTTTGGTCCGGGTTTATCTCGTTCTGAGATTGCTCGATTTGTCGCAACCAACCGTGCTGAGTTTGACGTTAATCAATTAGATTCTGACATCGAAACAAAAGGCAAAAGCTTTACCAGCAACGAAGATATCTTTGCCGCTTACGCCATGTTCACTATCGATATGGGTGCTTGGCAAGTGATCACTGGTCTGCGCTATGAAGCGACTGATTACAGCACATCAGGTAACAAAGTTGAGCTAATTAAAGACGAAGTAAACGATGATGAGCGTGTTGAGATTAACCCTTGGGCGGTTGATAAAGACTACAGTCATTTATTACCGAATTTAACTGTTCGCTACGATATTAATGACAAACTCGTGACGCGATTTGCGTACACTAACACCCTAGCAAGACCGGGCTTCTCAGATTCCGCGGCATTTCAAATCATTGAATCAGAAACCACCGAAGAAGACGGCCAGATTGAAACCGAGCGTAAGGCTGAAGTCGGTAATCCACATTTATACCCATATGAATCGACAAACCTCGATTGGTCAATTGAATACTACCCGGGCCATATTGGCGTAATTTCAGCCGGCGTGTTCTACAAAGACATAGATAACTTTATCGCCACTGAAGAAGTGCAAGATAACGGGCAATGGGATGGCTTTAAAGAAGTGATGCAAGCAGTCAATGGGGGTGAGGCCAGCCTTTCAGGTGTTGAGCTTGCTTATACAAAGAACTTCAAAAATGGCCTGATGCTGTCAGCAAATGGGACTTTTATTGATGCCGACGACCAACTACCAAACCAGTCTGACACCGTTGCGAATTTAATGTTCGGCTATGAAAGCGATCATTTTAGTACGCGTTTAAGCGCAAGCTATAAAAGCAAAAGCTTCTCTCATGAAGATAACGATGCCCGCGTGATGCAAGATGCACACACTCAGTTAGATTTCAGCGCCAAGTACTATTTTAATGACCAAACGCAGATCTATTTCAATGCGGTCAACTTAACCGATGAGCCTTACTACCTTTACCACGGCCAGAGTCAATATAACTATCAATACGAAACCTATGGTCGCTCGTTCGAGCTTGGCTTCACATTGACCTCTTTTTAA